A stretch of Caenibius tardaugens NBRC 16725 DNA encodes these proteins:
- a CDS encoding M23 family metallopeptidase, with protein sequence MTARFWTVAAACGAAVFALLVACVAPARDDRGAIPPQTGKASPRPQPATTRPATPPGPEEFRYSGELTQGGWIRGTVPGGTVRLTLDGREQPLLTDGAFFVAFDRDSGASAMLSAELRDGRRIDRRLTVSPRAWRIEHINAARRPGGATEAFMKIREPELARINAARAVKAQSDGWRQKFIWPAKGRLSGLFGSQRIYRGEPGAYHSGLDVAGATGTPFVAPADGVVILAADKPFSLEGNLLMIDHGNGLNSAFLHCSAILVREGERVKQGQVIGKIGATGRATGPHLHWGMKWGDARLDPLLFTGPMR encoded by the coding sequence GTGACCGCGCGCTTCTGGACTGTGGCAGCCGCCTGTGGGGCTGCGGTCTTTGCACTGCTTGTCGCCTGCGTCGCGCCCGCGCGGGATGATCGGGGGGCGATCCCCCCGCAGACAGGAAAGGCGTCCCCTCGCCCGCAACCTGCGACCACGCGGCCCGCAACGCCGCCCGGCCCGGAAGAGTTCAGGTATTCGGGCGAACTGACCCAGGGGGGCTGGATTCGCGGCACGGTGCCGGGTGGTACCGTGCGGCTCACGCTGGACGGGCGCGAACAGCCCTTGTTGACGGATGGCGCGTTCTTCGTGGCATTCGATCGCGATTCGGGCGCGTCTGCCATGCTTTCCGCCGAGCTGCGCGATGGCAGGCGCATCGATCGCCGCCTGACGGTTTCTCCGCGCGCGTGGCGGATCGAACATATCAATGCCGCGCGTCGACCCGGTGGCGCGACAGAGGCGTTCATGAAGATCAGGGAACCGGAACTGGCCCGGATCAATGCGGCCCGTGCGGTGAAGGCGCAAAGCGACGGCTGGCGCCAGAAATTCATCTGGCCGGCGAAAGGGCGCCTGTCCGGCTTGTTCGGTTCGCAGCGGATCTATCGCGGGGAACCGGGCGCCTATCATAGCGGGCTGGACGTGGCGGGCGCCACGGGCACTCCGTTTGTCGCTCCGGCTGACGGAGTGGTCATCCTTGCGGCGGACAAGCCCTTCTCGCTCGAGGGGAATCTGCTGATGATCGACCACGGCAACGGGTTGAACAGCGCCTTTCTGCATTGCTCCGCCATTCTCGTGCGCGAAGGCGAACGGGTGAAGCAGGGGCAGGTGATCGGCAAGATTGGCGCCACCGGGCGCGCCACCGGGCCGCATTTGCACTGGGGAATGAAATGGGGCGATGCCCGTCTCGATCCGCTGTTGTTCACAGGCCCCATGCGCTGA
- a CDS encoding esterase-like activity of phytase family protein has product MSFFRRAALVLFCCLILVLTWGRGAMAPANQDPRVVFVPLAIAGLPAPGPDLALEAAWELRGTGYDFGGYSGLVPLGDGGFLAISDRGRYLRFADPSEADPQPRMGWFLMERNDDKREVDSESLTRDPETGTLWTGYEQSNAIVRGDAQGGNPQSVRPAAMRDWPSNGGPEAMVRLADGRFIVLSESREGWFAAKGPALLFPSDPVAGAEPTGFHFAPPSGYRPTDMAQLPDGRVLILLRRVSLGGFTGKIVLADPAAIREGGVWKGKVVADLRPPLPTDNYEGLAIEPTNDGGAWVWVISDDNAMILQRTLLLKLHWKPEEQDAKKLPAESGHAKKASGQAARPLQLLQ; this is encoded by the coding sequence ATGTCATTCTTCCGCCGCGCCGCGCTTGTCCTGTTCTGTTGCCTGATACTGGTGCTTACCTGGGGGCGCGGTGCGATGGCGCCTGCCAATCAGGACCCGCGTGTGGTCTTCGTACCGCTTGCCATCGCGGGACTGCCCGCGCCGGGCCCCGATCTTGCTCTCGAAGCGGCATGGGAACTACGCGGCACGGGCTATGATTTCGGTGGCTATTCCGGGCTGGTCCCGTTGGGCGATGGCGGGTTCCTCGCCATCAGCGATCGTGGGCGTTATCTGCGCTTTGCCGATCCGTCTGAGGCCGATCCCCAACCGCGCATGGGCTGGTTCCTGATGGAACGCAACGATGACAAGCGCGAAGTTGACAGTGAGTCGCTGACCCGTGACCCGGAAACCGGCACTTTGTGGACCGGGTACGAACAGAGCAATGCGATTGTCCGGGGCGATGCACAGGGCGGCAATCCGCAAAGCGTACGGCCTGCCGCCATGCGCGATTGGCCGTCGAACGGCGGGCCCGAAGCGATGGTGCGACTGGCGGACGGGCGTTTTATCGTTTTGTCCGAATCGCGGGAGGGCTGGTTTGCGGCCAAAGGCCCGGCCCTGCTATTCCCGTCCGATCCAGTGGCCGGTGCAGAGCCGACAGGGTTTCATTTCGCACCGCCGTCCGGCTATCGCCCGACGGATATGGCGCAATTGCCCGATGGCAGGGTGCTGATCCTGTTGCGGCGGGTCAGTCTGGGGGGATTCACTGGCAAGATCGTGCTGGCCGATCCTGCCGCGATTCGCGAAGGGGGCGTGTGGAAAGGGAAAGTCGTGGCGGACTTGCGCCCACCCTTGCCGACGGACAATTATGAAGGTCTGGCGATCGAGCCCACCAATGATGGCGGGGCATGGGTCTGGGTTATTTCAGACGACAATGCCATGATTCTGCAGCGCACGCTTCTGCTGAAGCTGCACTGGAAGCCGGAGGAGCAGGACGCGAAAAAGCTACCCGCGGAAAGCGGGCACGCAAAAAAGGCGAGCGGACAGGCCGCACGCCCCTTGCAGCTTTTGCAGTAA
- a CDS encoding M48 family metalloprotease — MPARLLPRLLAIAAAVTLSVQQAAAQSILRDAETEALLQEMSAPLVKAAGLEKGNVEVIMINDPSINAFVAGGQAVYIHSGLINAATDAGEVQGVIAHELGHVTGGHIIRFDEGAKAATNITILSLLLGLAAAAAGAPDAAMGVLAAGQQAAMGKFLSFTRTQESSADAAGAEYLSKAGISGRGSLEFFKKLQNQEFRYGYSQSDEAGFSRTHPLTGDRIANLRETYEKDPAWTKATDPALQERFTRVRAKLYGYLAEPAKTLSVYPPTDNSIPAHYARAYAYHKDALINKALVETAALIAAEPNNPYFLELEGQILLESGRPGQALPALRQANRLTGNNPLIATIFGHALIATEDPANYPEAERVLKAAVTRDRESPFAWYQLGVVYAAQGDMPRARLASAEQQVMERRFPEALQNAQAAFTGLPVGSPDWLRAQDITMQARAEMDKNKKKKKKKSEPEGNG, encoded by the coding sequence ATGCCTGCCCGACTGCTCCCCCGCCTTTTGGCGATTGCCGCTGCCGTGACGCTGTCCGTGCAACAGGCGGCTGCGCAATCCATCCTGCGCGACGCCGAAACCGAAGCCTTGCTTCAGGAGATGAGCGCCCCTCTGGTCAAAGCCGCCGGACTGGAAAAGGGCAATGTCGAGGTCATCATGATCAATGATCCGTCGATCAACGCCTTCGTCGCCGGTGGTCAGGCGGTCTATATTCATAGCGGGCTGATCAACGCGGCGACCGATGCGGGCGAAGTGCAGGGCGTGATTGCCCACGAACTGGGCCATGTCACCGGCGGGCACATCATCCGGTTCGACGAAGGCGCAAAAGCGGCCACCAACATCACCATCCTTTCGCTGTTGCTGGGGCTGGCCGCAGCCGCCGCCGGGGCGCCGGATGCCGCGATGGGCGTCCTCGCCGCAGGGCAACAGGCCGCAATGGGCAAATTTCTGTCCTTCACCCGCACGCAGGAATCCTCGGCGGACGCGGCTGGTGCGGAATATCTCTCGAAAGCCGGCATTTCCGGGCGCGGATCGCTCGAATTCTTCAAGAAGCTGCAAAACCAGGAATTTCGCTACGGCTACAGCCAGAGCGACGAAGCCGGTTTCAGCCGCACGCACCCCCTGACCGGCGATCGCATCGCCAATCTGCGCGAAACCTATGAAAAAGACCCGGCGTGGACGAAGGCCACTGACCCCGCGCTGCAGGAACGGTTCACACGCGTGCGGGCCAAGCTCTATGGCTATCTTGCCGAACCGGCCAAGACGCTGAGCGTCTATCCCCCCACGGATAACAGCATCCCGGCGCATTACGCGCGCGCCTATGCCTATCACAAGGATGCGCTGATCAACAAAGCGCTGGTGGAAACCGCCGCGCTGATCGCGGCAGAACCGAACAATCCCTACTTCCTCGAACTGGAAGGTCAGATCCTGCTGGAATCGGGCCGTCCGGGCCAGGCCTTGCCCGCCTTGCGGCAAGCCAACCGGCTGACCGGCAACAACCCGCTGATCGCAACGATCTTCGGCCACGCGCTGATCGCCACGGAAGACCCGGCGAACTACCCCGAAGCCGAACGCGTGCTCAAGGCGGCGGTCACCCGCGATCGGGAAAGCCCGTTTGCGTGGTATCAGCTGGGCGTAGTCTATGCCGCGCAAGGCGACATGCCCCGCGCCCGGCTGGCCAGTGCCGAACAGCAGGTGATGGAACGCCGTTTCCCCGAAGCGTTGCAGAACGCGCAAGCTGCGTTTACCGGTCTGCCAGTCGGTTCACCGGACTGGTTGCGCGCGCAGGATATCACCATGCAGGCGCGCGCCGAGATGGATAAGAACAAGAAGAAGAAAAAGAAGAAGAGCGAACCAGAGGGCAATGGCTGA
- the xseA gene encoding exodeoxyribonuclease VII large subunit has product MPDPFDDPDNTNGVAPGNGDAAGLVAKGAPGDNAAPLSVSEISALLKRTVEDRFGFVRLRGELSGVKRAASGHLYCSLKDANARIDGVMWRGSTQRLAFHPEDGLEVIASGKLTTYPGRSSYQIVIERMEIAGEGALLALLEKTKARLEAEGLFAPQRKRALPYLPRVIGVVTSPTGAVIRDILHRLADRFPSHVLVWPVLVQGQGAAEQVATAVRGFSGMAPGGAIPRPDLVIVARGGGSIEDLWSFNEEVVVRAIAESTIPTISAVGHETDTTLADYAADRRAPTPTAAAEMAVPVRVELAALLDELALRQKRAIMRPVSLGRERLDARVRHLPRPEVLLASQVQKLDDLSERLRRGLADRTVRERERLQERVRHLSPAVLRARFDRAAHGLDSVRLTPALLTQRIATQREKLVALDRLAQQLHPDRPLQRGYVRVMDSSGKTLTDRAEAAERQALVLKFRDGTLDVTPVGKTPPRPASARAKPRSAESGEQPKLL; this is encoded by the coding sequence ATGCCCGATCCCTTCGATGACCCTGATAACACAAATGGGGTTGCCCCCGGAAACGGGGACGCTGCCGGGCTGGTAGCGAAGGGTGCGCCCGGGGACAACGCTGCGCCGCTCTCGGTCAGCGAAATATCTGCGCTGCTCAAACGTACGGTGGAGGACCGGTTTGGTTTCGTCCGTCTGCGCGGGGAACTGTCAGGTGTGAAACGGGCGGCTTCGGGGCATCTTTATTGCAGCCTCAAGGACGCCAATGCCCGGATCGACGGGGTGATGTGGCGGGGCAGCACACAACGTCTGGCATTCCACCCGGAAGACGGCCTTGAAGTGATCGCCAGCGGCAAGCTCACCACGTATCCGGGGCGATCCTCCTACCAGATCGTGATCGAACGGATGGAGATCGCGGGCGAAGGTGCCCTGCTGGCGCTGCTGGAGAAGACCAAGGCCCGGCTGGAAGCCGAAGGGCTGTTCGCGCCGCAGCGCAAGCGCGCCCTGCCCTATCTCCCCCGTGTCATTGGGGTGGTGACCTCCCCGACAGGGGCCGTGATTCGCGACATCTTGCATCGGCTGGCCGATCGTTTCCCCAGCCACGTACTTGTCTGGCCGGTCCTGGTGCAGGGGCAAGGCGCGGCGGAACAGGTGGCAACGGCGGTGCGCGGTTTCTCGGGCATGGCGCCCGGCGGCGCTATCCCCCGGCCGGATCTGGTGATTGTCGCGCGCGGCGGCGGCTCGATTGAGGATTTGTGGAGTTTCAACGAGGAAGTCGTCGTCCGGGCCATTGCCGAATCGACGATTCCGACCATTTCCGCAGTCGGGCACGAAACGGATACGACACTGGCGGATTATGCGGCGGACCGCCGTGCGCCAACCCCCACGGCTGCTGCGGAAATGGCAGTCCCGGTGCGGGTGGAGCTGGCCGCGCTGCTGGACGAACTGGCGCTGCGCCAAAAGCGCGCGATTATGCGGCCGGTCAGTCTCGGGCGGGAACGGCTGGATGCGCGCGTGCGGCACCTGCCCCGGCCCGAAGTCTTGCTGGCATCGCAGGTGCAGAAACTGGATGATCTGTCGGAACGGTTGCGCCGGGGGCTGGCCGATCGCACCGTGCGCGAACGCGAACGGCTGCAGGAACGCGTGCGGCACCTGTCGCCCGCCGTGCTGCGTGCGCGGTTTGACAGGGCGGCGCATGGTCTGGACAGTGTCCGTCTTACGCCCGCCCTGCTGACCCAACGTATCGCAACACAGCGCGAAAAGCTGGTGGCGCTGGACCGGCTGGCGCAGCAGCTTCACCCTGATCGCCCGCTGCAACGCGGCTATGTGCGGGTGATGGACAGCAGTGGCAAAACGCTGACCGATCGGGCGGAAGCGGCCGAACGGCAGGCGCTGGTCCTCAAGTTTCGTGATGGCACGCTTGATGTCACGCCTGTGGGCAAGACGCCGCCCCGCCCTGCGTCTGCCCGGGCAAAACCACGATCCGCCGAATCGGGGGAACAGCCCAAATTGCTTTGA
- a CDS encoding LytR/AlgR family response regulator transcription factor: MTIRTILVDDEKLAIQGLQLRLEAFPDVEIIDTCSNGREAIRKIKTEKPDLVFLDIQMPGFDGFSVVKGVMEIEPPLFVFVTAYEEHAIRAFEANAVNYLMKPVDVDKLADTIERVRQRMADKRSADEAEKLKNVLSEVAPDAVDSLPEQEDTTNRYEKLINVKDRGQIFRVDVDSIEHIEAAGDYMCIYTGDNSLILRETMKDLERRLDPRMFQRVHRSTIVNLDQVRQVKPHTNGECFLVLESGAQVKVSRSYRDVVARFVH, translated from the coding sequence ATGACAATCCGCACCATTCTCGTCGATGACGAAAAGCTGGCTATTCAGGGCCTGCAATTGCGCCTCGAAGCCTTCCCCGATGTCGAAATCATCGACACCTGCTCGAATGGCCGCGAAGCCATCCGCAAGATCAAGACCGAAAAGCCGGATCTTGTCTTCCTCGATATCCAGATGCCGGGTTTTGACGGTTTTTCCGTTGTCAAAGGCGTGATGGAAATCGAACCGCCGCTGTTCGTCTTCGTCACAGCCTATGAAGAACACGCCATTCGCGCGTTCGAGGCAAATGCCGTCAATTACCTGATGAAGCCGGTCGACGTGGACAAACTGGCCGATACGATCGAACGCGTCCGTCAGCGCATGGCCGACAAACGTTCTGCCGACGAAGCCGAAAAGCTAAAGAACGTGTTGTCCGAAGTCGCCCCCGATGCCGTGGACAGCCTGCCCGAACAGGAAGACACCACCAATCGCTACGAAAAGCTGATCAACGTCAAGGATCGCGGCCAGATCTTCCGCGTCGATGTCGATTCGATCGAGCATATCGAGGCCGCCGGCGATTACATGTGCATCTACACCGGCGACAATTCGCTGATCCTACGCGAAACGATGAAGGATCTCGAACGGCGGCTCGATCCACGCATGTTCCAGCGCGTCCATCGTTCGACGATCGTCAATCTCGATCAGGTGCGCCAGGTCAAACCGCACACCAATGGCGAATGCTTCCTCGTGCTGGAAAGCGGCGCGCAAGTGAAAGTGAGCCGTTCCTACCGCGACGTCGTGGCCCGCTTCGTCCATTAA
- a CDS encoding DsbA family protein, whose amino-acid sequence MAEPSKTGVARIIFFALGTVVLGFAGGYAASWTGLTRPGTEATVRAYILDHPEILPEAMNRLQAREVAARLAPIRAQVTAPFPGAVLGNPNGSKVVVEFSDFACSYCRHSVAEVDALIASDPQVKVVIRELPILSEQSAAAARMGLAAAEQGRYAAFHHAMYELGPPSPSSITAAAQKAGLDMARAEKIATSKAVETELARNTAIAERLQFNGTPSWVVGEQAFSGAVSRDVLVEALAGKKEE is encoded by the coding sequence ATGGCTGAACCATCCAAGACCGGCGTCGCCCGGATTATTTTCTTCGCGCTGGGCACCGTGGTATTGGGCTTTGCGGGCGGTTATGCCGCATCCTGGACCGGATTGACGCGACCGGGCACGGAAGCAACCGTGCGCGCCTATATTCTGGACCACCCGGAAATCCTACCCGAAGCGATGAATCGCCTGCAGGCGCGCGAGGTGGCGGCACGGCTTGCCCCCATTCGCGCGCAAGTGACCGCACCGTTCCCCGGGGCTGTGCTGGGCAATCCCAACGGGTCGAAAGTCGTGGTCGAATTCAGCGATTTCGCCTGCAGTTACTGCCGCCACAGCGTTGCCGAAGTGGATGCCCTGATCGCCAGCGACCCGCAGGTCAAAGTCGTGATCCGCGAACTGCCGATCCTGTCGGAACAGAGCGCCGCCGCCGCCCGTATGGGGCTCGCCGCCGCTGAACAGGGACGCTATGCCGCGTTCCATCACGCCATGTACGAACTGGGCCCGCCGTCCCCTTCCAGTATTACCGCAGCCGCACAGAAGGCAGGGCTGGATATGGCGCGCGCGGAAAAGATCGCAACGTCGAAGGCCGTCGAAACCGAACTGGCCCGCAATACGGCCATCGCCGAACGGCTCCAGTTCAACGGCACGCCAAGCTGGGTGGTCGGAGAACAGGCCTTTTCCGGTGCGGTGAGCCGCGATGTGCTGGTCGAGGCGCTGGCGGGCAAAAAGGAAGAATGA
- the nadC gene encoding carboxylating nicotinate-nucleotide diphosphorylase — translation MAFDIAGFDLDAFVRDILAEDLGEGLPGGGRDVTAESVIPADARFSGVMDSRDAIVVAGLPIAAAFFRALDPAMDIAILVEEGAAVPAGTNLMHLSGNARAMLTAERSALNTVQHLSGIATMTQAYVAAMGDTDCVLLDTRKTIPGLRHLEKYATRMGGAQNHRMGLWDAAMIKDNHVLVAGGVAEAVRRARDAGVANVICEVDRIDQIEPALSAGASHLLLDNMDVPTLREAVILVAGRVPTEASGGINFETIGPKAATGVTYVSVGRLTQSAPAADIGLDFTPL, via the coding sequence ATGGCTTTTGATATCGCAGGCTTCGATCTCGATGCCTTCGTTCGTGACATTCTGGCCGAAGATCTTGGCGAAGGGCTACCGGGCGGCGGACGGGATGTGACGGCCGAAAGCGTTATCCCCGCGGACGCCCGGTTTTCCGGGGTTATGGACAGCCGCGATGCCATTGTCGTGGCCGGGCTGCCCATTGCCGCGGCGTTCTTCCGCGCACTCGACCCGGCCATGGATATCGCCATTCTGGTTGAGGAAGGGGCCGCAGTGCCCGCCGGGACCAACCTGATGCACCTGTCGGGCAATGCCCGGGCCATGCTGACCGCGGAACGCAGCGCGCTCAACACCGTGCAGCACTTATCCGGCATCGCCACCATGACGCAGGCCTATGTCGCCGCGATGGGCGATACCGATTGCGTGTTGCTCGACACGCGCAAAACCATTCCCGGCCTGCGCCATCTGGAAAAGTACGCCACCCGCATGGGCGGCGCACAGAACCACCGCATGGGCCTGTGGGATGCCGCGATGATCAAGGACAATCACGTGCTGGTGGCGGGCGGCGTTGCGGAGGCCGTACGCCGCGCGCGCGATGCCGGGGTCGCCAACGTGATCTGCGAAGTGGACCGGATCGACCAGATCGAACCCGCGCTGTCCGCAGGCGCGAGCCACCTTCTGCTCGACAATATGGACGTGCCAACCTTGCGCGAAGCGGTGATATTGGTCGCTGGCCGTGTACCGACAGAGGCATCGGGCGGAATCAATTTCGAAACCATCGGCCCCAAGGCCGCAACGGGGGTAACCTATGTCTCGGTCGGACGCCTGACGCAAAGCGCCCCCGCCGCCGATATCGGGCTGGATTTCACCCCGCTCTAG
- a CDS encoding ribonuclease T2 family protein, whose product MRTAYLTATMAGLALSAGTAQAQAYQCRVPDKPIAVPRITPDGPARSMPVTGYTLALSWSPEHCKGKETHAGDAVQCSGQNGRFGLILHGLWPEGGNGRWPQWCPTPRAPSPALVRQHLCTMPSARLMAHEWAKHGSCMTRHPEAYFKVSQILWDSLRLPDLDRLSRQENRNAGSIRQAFTARNPDWKPEQVGVQLNARGWLQEIRLCYDKNFMPARCAPTQYGARDSARAKIWRGR is encoded by the coding sequence ATGCGCACCGCATATCTGACAGCCACGATGGCCGGATTGGCGCTTTCTGCCGGTACGGCACAGGCACAGGCTTATCAATGTCGCGTGCCCGACAAGCCGATTGCCGTGCCCCGGATCACCCCCGACGGGCCTGCACGCTCCATGCCCGTCACCGGTTACACACTGGCGCTCAGCTGGTCGCCGGAACACTGCAAGGGCAAGGAGACACACGCGGGCGACGCGGTGCAATGTTCGGGTCAGAACGGCCGATTCGGTCTGATACTCCACGGCCTGTGGCCCGAAGGGGGCAACGGGCGCTGGCCGCAATGGTGCCCCACACCGCGCGCGCCATCGCCTGCACTGGTTCGCCAGCATCTCTGCACCATGCCATCGGCACGGCTGATGGCACACGAATGGGCCAAACACGGCAGTTGCATGACGCGCCATCCCGAAGCCTACTTCAAGGTCAGCCAGATTCTGTGGGATTCGCTGCGCCTGCCCGATCTTGATCGCCTGTCCCGGCAGGAAAATCGCAATGCCGGTTCGATCCGTCAGGCTTTCACCGCCAGAAACCCCGACTGGAAACCGGAACAGGTGGGTGTGCAGCTCAATGCGCGGGGCTGGTTGCAGGAAATCCGCCTGTGTTACGACAAGAATTTCATGCCCGCCCGATGCGCCCCGACTCAGTATGGCGCGCGCGATTCGGCACGGGCGAAAATCTGGCGCGGACGTTAA
- a CDS encoding sensor histidine kinase, producing the protein MAVLPLRPTPFFANKNRAFWHLQIAGWGGAMVLRAMTTVANEKPLSFLLLVLIATITGFSISLVLSVIYRQLIHRRPLVTWGLTGIALAGAVSVSAFINGWVISLYQVNSEASFAQLFVGVFYIDLTLLGAWSALYYAINFYVQIEEQADQMLRLEAQATSAQLAMLRYQLNPHFLFNTLNSISTLVLLKQTEPANAMLMRLSSFLRHTLINEAGSKVTVQQEVEALKLYLDIELMRFEERLRTEFRIADDAEDALLPSLLLQPLVENAIKYAVSPQEEGARITISAQLVGQRLRVTVSDTGPGLQNRELRPTYPGVVTGAGESTGVGLPNIRDRLTQAYGDEHRFEIRTPPEGGFTVIIEIPYESAKALEPAPVPQPATAAVAAALPDKRPLGTNA; encoded by the coding sequence ATGGCCGTGCTGCCCCTTCGTCCGACACCTTTCTTCGCCAACAAGAACCGCGCATTCTGGCACTTGCAGATCGCTGGCTGGGGCGGGGCCATGGTGCTGCGCGCCATGACCACAGTGGCCAATGAAAAGCCGCTCTCGTTCCTGCTGCTGGTGCTGATCGCCACGATTACCGGCTTTTCGATCAGCCTCGTGCTTTCGGTCATCTACCGCCAGTTGATCCATCGCCGCCCGCTGGTGACCTGGGGCCTGACCGGTATTGCCCTGGCCGGGGCGGTGAGCGTTTCGGCCTTTATCAACGGCTGGGTCATCAGCCTCTATCAGGTCAACAGCGAAGCCAGCTTCGCCCAGTTGTTCGTGGGCGTGTTCTATATCGACCTGACTCTGCTGGGGGCATGGTCGGCGTTGTATTACGCGATCAACTTCTACGTGCAGATCGAGGAACAGGCCGATCAGATGCTGCGGCTCGAAGCGCAGGCGACCAGCGCACAGCTGGCCATGCTGCGCTATCAGCTGAATCCGCACTTCCTGTTCAACACACTCAATTCCATCTCCACGCTCGTGCTGCTGAAGCAGACCGAACCGGCCAATGCCATGCTGATGCGGTTGTCATCGTTCCTGCGGCACACGCTGATCAACGAAGCGGGGAGCAAGGTTACCGTCCAACAGGAAGTGGAGGCTCTCAAGCTCTATCTCGATATCGAACTGATGCGTTTCGAGGAACGGTTGCGCACCGAGTTCCGCATTGCGGACGATGCAGAAGACGCGCTTTTGCCGTCGCTATTGCTGCAACCACTGGTCGAAAATGCGATCAAATATGCGGTTTCGCCTCAGGAAGAAGGGGCCAGAATCACGATTTCAGCGCAACTCGTCGGCCAAAGGCTTCGGGTTACCGTCTCCGATACCGGGCCGGGATTGCAAAATCGGGAGCTTCGCCCGACTTATCCAGGCGTCGTTACCGGCGCCGGGGAATCAACCGGGGTTGGCCTGCCCAATATCCGGGATCGACTCACGCAGGCTTATGGTGACGAACATCGTTTCGAAATTCGCACCCCGCCTGAGGGAGGTTTTACCGTTATTATCGAGATTCCCTATGAGTCCGCCAAGGCGCTGGAACCGGCACCGGTCCCCCAGCCTGCCACAGCAGCTGTCGCAGCCGCCCTTCCCGACAAACGACCGCTCGGAACCAACGCATGA
- the rpmB gene encoding 50S ribosomal protein L28, with amino-acid sequence MSRICELTGKGRQIGHNVSHANNKTKRVFLPNLQNVTLLSEKLDRSFKFRVSTHGLRSVEHNGGLDNWLLKTSDTKLSTRALKVKREIVKAQAAA; translated from the coding sequence ATGTCGCGCATTTGCGAACTGACCGGCAAGGGCCGCCAGATCGGCCACAATGTGAGCCACGCCAACAACAAGACCAAGCGCGTCTTCCTGCCCAACCTGCAGAACGTCACGCTTCTGTCGGAAAAGCTGGATCGCAGCTTCAAGTTCCGCGTCAGCACGCATGGCCTGCGTTCGGTGGAACACAACGGTGGCCTCGATAACTGGCTGCTGAAAACCTCGGATACGAAGCTTTCCACGCGCGCCCTCAAGGTGAAGCGTGAAATCGTGAAAGCTCAGGCCGCTGCCTGA
- a CDS encoding nucleoside deaminase, protein MNRWPLPDPMAAALAQAEAAAHAGEVPVGAVVVKDGQIIASAHNAPRTLRDPTAHAEMLAIRRAAEALGDERLDGCELWVTLEPCAMCAGAITHARIARLYYGASDPKGGAVEQGARVFEQKQCLHRPEVYSGMGEAEAAHLLRAFFHARRG, encoded by the coding sequence ATGAATCGCTGGCCTTTACCCGATCCCATGGCCGCCGCTCTGGCGCAGGCTGAAGCCGCTGCGCACGCCGGGGAAGTGCCCGTGGGGGCCGTGGTGGTCAAGGATGGGCAGATCATCGCCAGCGCTCATAACGCGCCGCGTACTCTGCGCGACCCCACCGCCCATGCAGAAATGCTGGCGATTCGCCGCGCGGCAGAGGCGCTGGGCGATGAGCGGCTTGATGGATGCGAACTGTGGGTGACGCTGGAACCCTGCGCGATGTGCGCCGGGGCGATTACCCATGCGCGGATCGCCCGGCTTTATTATGGCGCGTCCGATCCCAAAGGCGGGGCGGTGGAACAGGGCGCGCGCGTGTTTGAACAGAAGCAGTGCCTGCATCGCCCCGAAGTCTATTCCGGCATGGGAGAGGCGGAGGCGGCGCACTTGCTGCGCGCGTTTTTCCATGCGCGGCGGGGTTAA
- a CDS encoding DUF2093 domain-containing protein: protein MLMTSPDSVAKLQYGPSDFRVLKPGSHVLCAVTGEAIPLEALRYWSARHQEAYVSAEVATRRLLDQA from the coding sequence ATGTTGATGACTTCCCCAGATTCCGTCGCCAAACTGCAATACGGGCCCAGCGATTTTCGCGTGCTGAAACCCGGCAGTCACGTCCTTTGTGCCGTTACTGGCGAGGCGATCCCGCTGGAAGCGCTGCGGTACTGGAGTGCGCGGCATCAGGAAGCATACGTTTCAGCCGAAGTGGCAACGCGGCGTCTGCTGGATCAGGCGTGA